The Vigna unguiculata cultivar IT97K-499-35 chromosome 1, ASM411807v1, whole genome shotgun sequence nucleotide sequence CAGCTCACGGTTTGTCTAAGTCATTTTGCTTTTTTCTTGGTCGGGGCAAAACACGACAATTTGCACTGTTCCAATTACCACTCTTCCTTCTTCGCCATACGCAACTCCCATCGATTATGTCCCCTCCAAAGTTATACGGTTTGGTTCCACCCAAAACACAACATTCTGCCACATCTCTGCCTTATTGATTAGTGCATTTGATTTGGTCATGCACTGcctctgaaaaaaaaataaaagaagataaagttaagatatttttagttcttttcCTCAACCAAGTGCATTGTGGTCTTGTTTGAGAAAGGTTAAAAGAAGAAAGGGTTGAATGGGGAAATCTCCTGATTGGTTGTATACAGATAATGCAACGTGTGGCTCTCCTGCATGGATTGGTAAAGGACTCACTTGTGTTTGCTTCAAGCGAAAGGGAAACTGTCAACGATTCTGCATCAGTTTGACCCCCTTACAGGTTCGTGGTTTTACTCCATTCACTGGTTGTGGTTTTCTACTTAAGTAACTGCTGTatcatttttaagtttttctttcaGTTTCTGGGTTAGTTCAGTTTTAGTTCATGAGACACATTCCTCTATAAAATTACTCTCATAGTCAGAGCATTGTTAGATTTACTTGAACATGTTTTTCTGTTTTGTCACTGAACAAGCTTGAATGCTAGCTTTCTGCTTTATTTTGTGCTGATGTAAATGTTCATTTAAATTAGAAATCCTCCTTTCTTAAGTTACAATTGAAGTTATCAAAGTTGGGTttttaccaaattgtgtttctGTGTGAGTTCAAGAAGTTGAACTGTTTGCATATTGTCCCTTTTCGTACACTTCTCAAAGACTGCAATTTACAATCGTGCAACTGTGTCAATGACAACTTGTGGTGTCTGTGGAAATATTTTTCAAGACAATTTGAGAATAACAGGAAACATTGGAAACAAGCAAACtgttaataattttcaaagctaatttaaaatttgatcatagataaaatttatagttaTTGAAATCTTGTTTTGTATTTGAGAATAACTGCAGAAACAATTGCTGAAAATGCATTGGACATTTGTTCCCTCAGTGTCTCTGTCTTTTTTTTACTTCTCATAAatgattcaatatttttttcccttCTATATTTTCTTGTCATGAATTCATTGAAGACCGAGAGCGGTGAggaaaacaagaaaatgaaattgaaaaactaattcATTAAGCATCAATCTGTACAAAATTTTGTAGGAGGAAAGGCTAAAAAGACTACAGCGCAGAATGAAAGTTTACTTTGATGGTTCCAGGCTTGATCACCAGGTATAACGTAGTTGTATTATTCTCCTCTGTATTGGTGTAAGCATTGATTGCTTGAAGAACTTGCTGCAATCCTATTTTCTCTGAAATTTATACGAGCAAATTGCATCTGAAATTGATGGTCAAAACCAAATTAATCACTATTGAAATCTTACCTATTCACATATTTTTAGCCTTCTTCTGCAAGATACTCATCCGGAATTTCTTTCAAGAACAGGAAGCGTTGAGAGCTCTGTGGTCTGCTTCATTCCCTGGACAGGAGCTTCAAAGCTTGATTTCTGATCAATGGAAAGAAATGGGATGGCAGGGTAGAGATCCGTCCACTGATTTCAGGTTATATTTGTGTTTGTCAAGTTATCAccctcttttaatttttctctgcTGTTTCTGCTCTTGACATGTTCATTTCTTTTGGACCAATTTTGTGAACAGAGGAGCTGGTTTCATTTCATTGGAGAACCTACTTTTCTTTGCAAAGACATTCTCAGTAAGATTCTGAACTATCTCTTGGTGACACCATTTCAATCTCAGACTCCCAAATTAACAAATACTCCGCATCATGCAAGTGTTTTTGCCCAACTTCTgccaaaaattgatttatttgcTTATGCTCTTATGTCCCTCTACATGTTGCAGACTTCTTTTCAGCGCCTATTGAAGGGGCAAGGAGGAAAAGAAGCTGTTTGGGAGTATCCCTTTGCTGTTGCTGGCGTTAATATCACATTTATGATTATGCAAATGCTGGACCTTGATGCCAGTACGTCATCAAAACTATTTTGAACCTAGATGTAGTTCTTAACTTGTTATAGTAACACTCACCCAGTTAGAGTTACACGAGTCTTGTGGCCTAAGTCTCCAAGAAAACTAAACTAAACAGAAATTGCCATCTTAATTACAACAATATCTCTAATACCAAACTGTTTCTTCACTTGCAGCCAAACCAAGGACTTTTGTAAGAGCAGTTTTTCTACAAATGCTTTCAGGTTAGAATCAGCAATCAGCAATCAGCAACTGTTTTGAGATATTATCTGATCTGTTATGGTATTTACCTCAAAGTTCAAACTGTTATCATACATTTGCAGAGAATGAATGGGCATTTGATCTGCTTTATTGCGTGGCATTCGTTGTCATGGACAAACAATGGCAGGAGAAAAATGCTACATACATGGAATTTAATGTAAGACTCCATCATGCACTTGTTAATCTATAAAAGAAAGCATAGTTTTTGAATAGTTAACAGTAAAATGCAATGTGTTATCAGTATGATACATAACCTGTGTAGATTATATTCAAAGGGGTTTCTATTATTATTGCAGGATGTACTGAAATCCACGCGAGTTCAGCTAGAGAGAGAGTTGCTGATGGATGATGTTCTGCGGATTGAAGACATGCCTTCTTACAATCTTCTTTGTTGACAAGTGACTCAATTGGTTATTCTCTTTCACCGAAGCACAGTTTGTGTACATGCATCCCTGTTCACGTTCTCTTTATGAATCCCTTCCCTTTAATCTGTGACCATTAACTCGTAATTTATTCTCGTCATTCCTCACACGATAGCTCTAAATCAAAATGAACACTACTTCTTGACTAATGAGTAATGAGAAGTGCTGAAGAATTTTGCACATTTCGGGAAAGATTTGAATCTTCAAGTTGATTCTACGAGATTTCTCTTTGAGGTTTTGGCTAATAAGTGATTGGAACCCTAGATTATGGTCATCTATCAATTGAATCAATCACTGTAGCTAGTTTTCTTTTGTCGCAATTGAATCAAAACCTAGAATTTTATTGAATCAAACAAGTTCATTGCATGCTAAACCTACAATTTTAGAGTTTTGTTGTACCTTGCTGCCAATTCTTCAAGAGCTCCTCCATGTGCACACAGGTCCTTTCTTATTCTGGTATTCTGGAAATGTTAGAGTGTgtgtaaacaaaatttattcttgataaaatttaaatttaaaactttgattCCAGTTAAAAGTTAATGTTGAAACGATGTCATTTATGTTTGAATATTTTCATTATGAAAGCAATTTAGTAGGAAAATTCggtatatttttttactcagCACAAGTAAttctaaattgttttaattcagaATAGACTTTggactaaaattaatatatttttactgaTATTTGAACATGATTTAAAAAAGTCCAACTTGAAACTGGACAAGAGCTTAATTAATGCACTCTTGCCGACATACAAAAGTTTCCCAAATGGATTTTGATAGAATTTAATTGTCATAAATAATAGGTTTAatgatttgaaataatttaataaataaatttcaaaatgattACTATGACATTCAAccatttcaatatatatatatatatatatatatatatatatatatatatatatatatatatatatatatatatatattaaatcaagTAATGATATTTATATCATTGGAAAATTATCCTGtaaaatttgtgttttaaaTTCTCCGTGAATAATGAATGATGAGATACACGTAATATTTCATTGGACAGAAAAATACATGGAGTTTTTACTTCGTGAACTTCACTTTTTCTTGCTTGGTTTCCTTTTGTTATCTATAGTTTTTTCTTTCCATAATATCTTGAATACCCTAAAAAAATATACCCATGattatttctataaaatatttgttcattttCTTATGGTTAAGaaccttattttaatttttataacacgAATTGTATACTGATGAAGGGAATCATATCTTAAAAGTCAAGGGTTTTTCATTGAATTCAACCGTTTAGTGCTGATAAGTCAACAGGTTATTTGATTAGCTATAACATCTCTTTCCCTAAATAATTTCTATCCTCCAAGACAATGAGTGATTTTTTCTTTGACCCTTAATATAAAAACGAATTTTTCTCTGCAAAAATACAGCAGTATCTTCTGGAATCAAGACTCTACCAATAACTGAGTCACACAGAGTGTGGTTATTTAATCATCACATAATTTGTGCACCCTGTTAGTTTTTCAACTCAGAAAGAACATTCAACATTTGATATTAGAACATGGTGTTATTGAAGCATGTTATTCAAGTGCCATGACAATGCACGTGCTATGAAACAATCGTcgtgtgagtctaagtttttcattaaataaaaataaaaaagttgaacatcatataaaaattaaggtttataaatttattgttttaaaattttaggttaAGAACAATATCAATTTCTTATATGTGAGTTGGACTCATGTCTATTGGTGTTAAATCTCCCAATAATCCTCTCTCAAAATATTCAACAACatgtcaataaaataaaatataagtctaattcataaaaaatttaaaacacttctaacttgaaatattataataataaatttattaatattttttaagatgtaCAACTTTTTCATCTAATTGTCGAGATTTAGAAAGATAGTATTTTGTTATTTCTAGAATTTTTATGACTCAAACATGATTGTGTTTGTAAATAATATAcgtaacttaaaaaaaaaaaaaaaaaggtagagAATGAGTGTTAATGATTGCTGTGTTCCCATGCTTGAGGAAGTGGAACCAAAGTGTAGCGTAAAATTCAGCTTAGCTCGCTACCAGTACATGGGAGATTTCTGTCATTATCATTTACCAGCAACTTGTGTTCTTCATCTCTGATATGTTATCAAGAGTGTAAATATTTCAGAAAAGTACACATTCCACCAATCACAAAATTAATAAccatcttttaaattaaaatttaaaacccaAGTTTTAAGACATTGATGTTTATTTTTGGATATATATGTTGTGAATTGTGATGCTAAACCAAGGACAAAGTAggaatattatatttctttcaccttttcattttcttgtaCCCTCTTTAGCAGGGATTAAATAAACAACTTAAAAGGAAATGTACATAATAGTAAAGATTCTATAGTATTACCCAAAAAGAACTCAACAATCAGAATCTTTAGTTAATCGTATTTATGTGTAtaacagaaaatgaaaaagaaacacCAACAAATCTCTACAATAAAAATTTTGCACATGCAAACAATTTGTTCACAGGTTTATACTGTACATAGGTCAATCTGTAATGTGTACAACACATGTATACGTGCAGCCGTCGCATGCAAATGATATTGCTTAAATGACATCATCATGATTTGTACTcatatttgtttctttattagCCCATCAGTGTGTTAAAGCAAACTCTTGTCTTCCTTAAACCTTATTTTTGGGTAAAAGACAGAATTGATCTCTGCTATTATTCGTCAAATGTTGTCACTATACAATGATTGACATAATATTATTCAAAATCCATATTTCTGTTGATTGGTTCATGCAGATTAACATAATATTTCCAATAAAATAACGTGACTAAAGTTCGGTGCTTCTTCAAATGAAATTCACCAATTATTCAATTATGTAGAAGGTGGCTTCTATGTTTTATAATCCATAATGTACATCCTTCTAACTTGTTATATAAAAGAGCAAGAACCacgaatttatataatttttaataattttaacaaatacaaaaagTGTACTGGAAAAtgcattattaatatattttttctccttAATTTGATTAAGAGTAACTCCAAGGGATGACGAATCTTAAGGGTTGTATTGTCATTCATGAATGCAATATTCTGGTTTAATAATTTCATCTTTATGCCTTTCGTCCTTGACAAGATACAGCTCAGCTTTACTTTGTTGCTGAATGGGTTAGAACGTTTTATTCAGAGTTTTTATTAGAACTCACAATATACGTGATAATGATGGCGTACTAAATTCAATCTCACTTCTGAAAGCTTGCAAGAAAAACAATCATCTTTAAATCCATTAGAAAAggcaaaaaataattatttcacaCTTATCTATCCCAATCAAGATCAGCATCATATATTTGCGAAAGATAACGTAGGAATCAAGtcctaaaatataaaaagtgcTCCACTTGACGGAGCCTGGTGCAAAACACATTTCACATCTAACATCACTGAATAAGGAAGTCCATCAATTTTAGGTTCTAAAGACAGAGACATAAATGTAATATGTAATACaattgaagaaataaataaaacaggTGGAGAAGGAGGGATAAAGGTAAAGCCTGAAGGATCAAATGACTGGTTGATTCTTGAACCCAAAGCTTACATTACCCACTTCTGCCATCCTTGTCTTTTAAGCAAAAACTAATACCAAATGCAAATACTATCCCCACTCACACCAAAACTTCTTTCTCAACATTCATGAATTTTGCTTCTTCATTCAGTTTATTATCCAGGACTCTCTTTCCTCAGTAGTCTCTAACTAGTTTGATCTATACTGAAAGGTATATTCAGATCAAATGGGTTCATTCCAGACACCGATTGGAATGAGAAGTTCCACATTGCTGGAAACTTCGTGTGGGTTCCTGTTACAGGAACTGCAGGCAAGaggcatatttatttcatatgtaTTATGTCTGTGTTTTTATAACTCCTCTTACATATCATGTTTTTCTTATCTTGAATGAATTTAGATCATATGGGATGAAGTTGGAGAAGATAAGTTCGAAAGGGAGAAGGTTCTTCTGGATTTGGAGCAGGAGTGCCTAGAGGTTTACAGAAGAAAAGTTGATAGAGCAAATATATCTAGAGCTCGTCTGCATCAGGAAGTGGCCGAGGCAGAGGCTGAATTTACTCACCTTCTTTTGTCCCTTGGTGAACGATCTCTACCTGGACGGGTATTTATTCCTTTTAATAACCTGCAGTTGGTAGTTAAACAATCACAACTAATAGCAATGATAAGCAAATAGGATCCTATTTGACACCATCTAAAATGAACATGTTCTAGTTAATTAGTGTCAGTTACAAATTATTGATTGAATAGCATTTATGCTTTTAAGTACCTCTTACTGTTCAAATTCGACACCATCTTCTATTATgagataattttgaaaaaaaaaaaatattagaaaatagaTAAGTTGCTGACCCAACCTTAAGGAAGCAATACAATATTTGCAAGAGAATCTTCTTAAATGTGACTtccataataatatttatgctttCCACAAGACATCATGAATCAGTGTGGACTGATGGCAGTACTTACTGAACAGCCGGAGAAAAGAGCAGGTTCACTAAAAGAGCAGCTAGATTCAATCACCCCAGCACTCCAGGAAATGCGGTTGAGGAAAGAAGAGAGGCTAAACCAGTTCCGAGGTGTGCAAGgtcaaattcaaaaaatttctgCAGAAATTGCTGGTAACTCAGACAATGAACCTTCAACCATTGTTGTAAATGAGAATGATCTTTCACTAAAAAGACTTGAGGAGTATCAGAATGAGTTGCAAAGACTTTACAATGAGAAGGTACCTTGAcgccatttatgttttttaccCATCATTGATTGAGAGGGGTGGTATCCTTCAAAATTgtgacatttcaaataatttcttgTGATTTCATTTGAAGAATGAACGACTTCAGCAAGTAGAGAAATACATAGACATGATACACAGCTTGTCCACGATCTTGGGAAAGGATTCTTCTGCAATCATCATGGAAGTTCATCCAAGCTTAAATGATTTGTGtggaataacaaaaaatataagtgACACTATCTTAGATAAACTCAATATCACAGTGGAGTCCCtctttgaagaaaagaaaaatcggCTGGACAAGGTAGAatactactattttttttttaaagctttTCTGTTATTATTATGAGAATACTAACCTGGTGGGTGGCTATTGTAAAATAACTACGTGAGAGGCTTCAAGTATTTCAGTATTTTTCCCTTCACtcatgtgctttccatttcgcTACTTTGTCATATTcttgatatattatattttacagCTTCACCATTTAGGCAAAGCACTGTCAAATCTATGGAACCTTATGGACACACCATATAGTGAGCGACACCCATTTTCTCATGTAATCCATCTGTTGTCACTTTCATCAGCAGAAGTAACAGACCCGGGAAGTCTTACTCTAGAAATAGTCCAGCAGGTAGGTATCTAACTTAAATGATCCACAAAATATCAGAAACTAAATTGTTTAAGAAACCCGTAACTTTTTACAAGACTGAAGCTGAAGTCAAGAGACTGGATCAACTAAAAGCAAGCAAGATGAAGGAGCTATTCCAGAAGAAGCAGGAGGAGCTGGAGTTGATATGCAAGAAATCACATGTGGAGATTCCTTCAAGGGAAGAGATgaacaatataattaaactcATAAACTCAGGTGAATCTAAGAAACTAAGTAATGTGTGTCAATTCCCTTTCAAAAACTGTACATGCTTATGTACTTTAAAACATCAGACTTGAAATTGACTTACATTTACCACAGGTGAGATTGATCATTCTGATCTCCTCTTGAGCATGGATGAACAGATATCCAGAGCAAAAGAAGAGGCTTCTAGCAGGAAGGCTATCATGGAGAAAGTGGAGAAGTGGATGCTGGCACGTGATGAGGAGCGCTGGTTAGAAGAATATAGCAGGGTTAGAATTTTCATTTGAACCTATCTTtatatataggtttaattaaaGGATAAGTTATCTATAGTATATTTCATAATCCAAATGTGCTATCAGGATGAGAATCGATACTCAGTCAGTAGAGGAGCTCATAAAAACTTGAGGCGTGCTGAACGAGCCCGTATAATGGTCAGCAGAATACCAGGTAAATTTATATAcgattaaaaaacataatttagaCCAAAAAGCTGCAAAACCCCATGTACTTACTTACAAACCATGATTGCGATTCCAGCTTTGGTAGATATGCTAATAAAAATGACTAGAAGttgggaagaagaaagaaacaaaGTTTTCTTGTATGATCAGGTAAGATATCTTACACTCAGCAACACTTTAGAATATTTATGCTCAAAAGGTATAGAAGAAACAGTCTAAATAATTCTTATAAGAGAATACGTGACATTTTGAATATTCAAAAAACATCCAGCATTTATGCGAGGCTAAATAAGTGTGCGTAATGAATCTCATCTATAATATATTCCATGATGTTATAGTCGTACACACTGTTAGTGTCTCAGATAACCTGATTGATATCAAGTATTAAAACAGAAAACTTGCCGGTGCCATTCTATGAACAGTTTACCTTTATCATATAATCAAGCCATTTAATATTAAAGATTGAACTTTCccttaataaaaacaattagcATACGGATACACATGGGAACTCCTTATACAGCCAATGTCAAATTTTCAACTAATGGCGGTAAATATTTTGTCATACGAGCAATTAATGAAATTCTAGCAtctactatcatgaaatgtgccgCATCACAAACTCAGTCAAACAAGTAACTCCATAAACCATCTTATATAGCAGAGTTAGACCTCAGAACCTcacaaaaatgataaaaaaaaaaaaaaaactaagcaAGATGCAAATCATGCAGAAAACTTCTAAACTACTAGATTTATTTATGTTGACCTGAAATGGTTTCAGAAAATGTATCAATTTCTTTACTCTTGGTCCAGCATATGCGTTTGTGAATTCCCTTTTAATAGTATGATGCTGTGGTTTGTTGATTTGATAACAGCATAAACAAATGATATCTACGTAGGTACCACTGATGGCTATATTGGAAGAATATAATGTGCTACGACGAGAAAAAGAGGAGGATATGAAAAGACAGCAGGTGTAGTACAGTGACAGACAGCTTCATACATCAGTTTGAACATCAAATTCTGGTTTAAATTAAGTTGTTTGTGAAAAGGTTCTTGCCACGTGAATTGCTATGCCCTAACAACCTTATCCCCACCTCGTTTTTCATGTTTGTTTTTCAGCCTTGGGAAAAAAAGAGGATCCAAAGCCAAGTAGTTGAGCGAGAAAATACTTATACGTCAAGACCCAGCACCAGCAGTAGACGTCTTCCAAGTAGAAGCTTGAATGGAGCTCTAGACACTTCTGTGATCATAAACAGAAGGCTTTCTATGGGAATCCACCAGCTGCCACCCAACAGCATAAACTCAGGAAATCAAGGCGTGTCCTTCATTAAGGATGGAAGCAATGCTTTAAGGAAAAAGATTTTTGGCGACCCTGCCTTCACCTCTCATATGCGATGAGGCATCATCTGCAGTGTCAACACACGATATACCCATTTTCCCCTAAAATTTCTCTGTCATAAACCTAGATTTTGACAAAAATTGCTTCAGAAACCTTCCTTTCCAAGAACACTGTTGTGGACCTGCAAAAAAAATAAGCATGGAGATTTTAATGTACTTGGGTTTCTAATCTTAAGTTGCCGTTTCATTGTTTCATCTTGCAATTTCTGCATCGTGTATTCCCGTTTCAGCCCCAGGATAGCAAGATGCATTTCTTGATGTAGATGTACtttaatcacaaaaataatcttacaaatttgaataattataactATTCTTGTATTCACGTTGCAACACATTGAACATGATTTCacagtgataaaaaaattctcGTTCAACATGTTCTGAAAGGTAAAACTGCTCCCTTGCACAGTCGCTATATAATCTTTGCCAACTACAAAACTGCAAAGCAAAGTTGGAAAGGATCTGTTTGGATACGAAGTCAGAAGAATTTTTTAGCGCTGTTCgaccacaaaaagaaaaaatatatttaatacaaacaaaaactatATCAATAACCGAACAATCTTGATACATAACTAATTACAATCCCTCTTTCGCATTGTTAAATGGTAAATGTTATATCTGATTATGATCGCATACAAAATCTTAATTGCGAGTATAAACAAACGTAACCCTAAGACTCATCTACCGGTACTGGCGATTGAACTTGAGATGGAACTTCCGGCGATTGAGCCTGAGAAGGAACTTCAGGCGATTGAGCTTGAGAAGGTATTTCGGGCGCTTGAGCTTGGGCAGGAATTTCAGACGATTGGGCTTGGGCTGGATTTTCAGGCGATTGAACTTGGGCTGGGTTTTGAGGCACTGGCTTTCGGAAAAACTGATCGATGCGACGAGTACCAGGCGGCGGTGCATCAAGTTTTGGCCGAACAACGGGCTGAGTAGGCCCGTCGGGTTTGGCGGGCCGAGACGGCGGCGGAAGATCGTCGAGGAGAAAATCCCTGGTTGGCTGGTGCCTCTTAACGGCCATTCTCAGGTGTTCCAGATTCACGGTCTTCCGTTTCTTTTCAATGGCAACTTTGGCAGATTTTTCAGCCAGAAATTGGAGGAACAACTCTGTGGAGCGCGACACCAGGAACAACGCTTCTGAACTCACTCTCTTCACATCCTTGTCCAGCGTTATGATCTTCTTAACCCGACTCTTCGGGAATTCGAGTTGAGCCGACACCTCGTTCTCTTCTTCCTCCGCCATAGTAATCTTTTCAACTCTCTCTTCTCTTTCTACGGTGAAGTTATAGACAGAGTTTTCAAATTGGCGGGAACCAGAAATTACGAGGGGTATTATCGTCTTTTGGACCACCCTTTCCCGCCATTCGTGAAAGAAATGCGAAGTGGGCCGTATTAGgcctttttgaatttttggccCAGGCCCTGACCAGGTCAAGTCTTTCTCTGCGTTTAGTTTAGTGGAGTGCTGGAGTTTGCAGTTGCAGAGTCACGCGTTCGGCATTCGGCGATCACAGAACGGAATGGAGTTTTCTCAAGATGATTTCGATCGGTTACTGTTATTCGAGCACACGAGGAAGACCGCTGAATCAAACTACGCTAGGGATCCTCTTGACGCTGATGTACGTATTGTTCTTCGCTGACCTAATATTCCTTCCTTACACTTATGCATGTGAGTTGCTTTGATCACACTCGTGCTTTAGAAGCTCTGCATGTAATGCATGAAAT carries:
- the LOC114175533 gene encoding ELMO domain-containing protein A; translated protein: MGLLRFNATFIPLCVSSPSSLAQTSDNATCGSPAWIGKGLTCVCFKRKGNCQRFCISLTPLQEERLKRLQRRMKVYFDGSRLDHQEALRALWSASFPGQELQSLISDQWKEMGWQGRDPSTDFRGAGFISLENLLFFAKTFSTSFQRLLKGQGGKEAVWEYPFAVAGVNITFMIMQMLDLDATKPRTFVRAVFLQMLSENEWAFDLLYCVAFVVMDKQWQEKNATYMEFNDVLKSTRVQLERELLMDDVLRIEDMPSYNLLC
- the LOC114164835 gene encoding 65-kDa microtubule-associated protein 8, whose translation is MGSFQTPIGMRSSTLLETSCGFLLQELQIIWDEVGEDKFEREKVLLDLEQECLEVYRRKVDRANISRARLHQEVAEAEAEFTHLLLSLGERSLPGRPEKRAGSLKEQLDSITPALQEMRLRKEERLNQFRGVQGQIQKISAEIAGNSDNEPSTIVVNENDLSLKRLEEYQNELQRLYNEKNERLQQVEKYIDMIHSLSTILGKDSSAIIMEVHPSLNDLCGITKNISDTILDKLNITVESLFEEKKNRLDKLHHLGKALSNLWNLMDTPYSERHPFSHVIHLLSLSSAEVTDPGSLTLEIVQQTEAEVKRLDQLKASKMKELFQKKQEELELICKKSHVEIPSREEMNNIIKLINSGEIDHSDLLLSMDEQISRAKEEASSRKAIMEKVEKWMLARDEERWLEEYSRDENRYSVSRGAHKNLRRAERARIMVSRIPALVDMLIKMTRSWEEERNKVFLYDQVPLMAILEEYNVLRREKEEDMKRQQPWEKKRIQSQVVERENTYTSRPSTSSRRLPSRSLNGALDTSVIINRRLSMGIHQLPPNSINSGNQGVSFIKDGSNALRKKIFGDPAFTSHMR
- the LOC114164970 gene encoding dr1-associated corepressor, translating into MAEEEENEVSAQLEFPKSRVKKIITLDKDVKRVSSEALFLVSRSTELFLQFLAEKSAKVAIEKKRKTVNLEHLRMAVKRHQPTRDFLLDDLPPPSRPAKPDGPTQPVVRPKLDAPPPGTRRIDQFFRKPVPQNPAQVQSPENPAQAQSSEIPAQAQAPEIPSQAQSPEVPSQAQSPEVPSQVQSPVPVDES